DNA from Krasilnikovia cinnamomea:
CTCCTCCGCGAAGCGGCCCCCGGCCTGGGCGGCCGCCGCGCGCTGGTGGCTGAGCGCGCTGAACGCGTCCTGCTCGGCGCGGCTGATCCCGAGGTGGACCCCGCTGCGCTCGGTCGACTCGCCCATCGCGGTGCGGTCCCACGGGTCGGTCAGCCCGTCGTACGCGGTGTGGTCGCGGACGAGGATGTCGCCGTACTTCTTGCCCTGGCGCTGGCCTATGAGCAGGTGCGGGGCGTTGGTCATGGACTCCATGCCGCCCGCGACCACGATGTCGAACTCACCGGCGCGGATCAGCTGGTCGGCCAGGGCGATCGCGTCGAGGCCGGAGAGGCAGACCTTGTTGATGGTCACCGCGGGCACGTTCATCGGGATTCCGGCGGCGACCGCGGCCTGCCGGGCGGGGATCTGGCCGGCGCCCGCCTGCAGCACCTGGCCCATGATCACGTACTCGACCTGGTCGGGGCGCACCCCGCCGCGTTCCAGGGCGGCGGCGATGGCATGGCCACCCAGCGCGGTGGCCGGAAGGTCCTTGAGGTTGCCGAGCAGCCGGCCCATCGGGGTCCGGGCGCCGCTGACGATCACCGAGCTGGTCACGGGTCTTCGCCTTCACGAGTTGTCGCCGGCGGGACGCCCCGCACTGGGCGCCACGCCAACTGAACGATGGTTAGGGTCAGCGTAGCCGTACGCCCGAGGGGAGACCCAGTCCCTTCGCACCGCGAAGATGTCACACTTCCGTTCATGCCAACGCTGCCCGCCGTCGGACTGCTCCGGATCGACCACGTCGGTATCGCCGTCGCAGACCTGGACGCCGCCCTCGCCTTCTACGCCGAGAACTTCGGCCTGCACTGCGTGCACGAGGAGACCAACGACGAACAGGGGGTCCGGGAGGCGATGCTGGCCGTCGGGCCGGACGGCTCCGGGCCACGGCTGCAACTGCTGGCCCCGACCAGCCCGCAGTCGGCCATCGCGAAGTTCCTGGACCGCAGCGGGCCCGGACTGCAACAGCTCGCCTACACCGTGGCCGATGTCGAGGCCGCCAGCGCGGCACTGCGCGCCCGGGGGCTGCGGCTGCTCTACGACATCCCGCGCCGGGGGACCGGCGGGTCCCGGATCAACTTCGTGCACCCCAAGGACGCCGGCGGGGTGCTGGTGGAGCTCGTCGAACCAGCCGCCGGGGAGGCCTGATTCGTACGCCTTGCGAGTGAAAGATCCTGGCAAGTACCAGCCCCGCCTGGCAGGATGTAGTGCATCGTCGGGCGCCGACGTGTGCCCATCCGCGACGATCACTCGCGAAACCGCAGGACAGCAGGTAGCGACGTCGGCACCGGGCAGAGACGACCCCCCGGCGACCCCCTCCGAATGGTTCGACCCGGCCCCCCGACGAGCCGCGAACCGGCAAATCTAGGCGCAGAACCCGGGCCGTACGGTCTTGCGTGGCCCCCTGGGGGGTCTGCCAGTATGTCCCAATGCCCCAGCAGCAGGATGCCAATCTCGCGTTCTTCGAGAGCGCAAACTCACAGCACGACTTCACCGTCGTCCTGCGCGGCTACGACCGCGGACAGGTGGACGCACACCTCGGCCGGCTGGTCGCCGCCCTGAACCAGTCGGAACAGGCGCGCGGCGAGGCCGAGCAGCGCATGAACGATGCGCAACGCCGGCTGCGCCAGGCCGAGCAGCGGCTCAATACGGTCGAGCAGAAACTGGCCGACAGCAACAAGCTGCTGGAGGAGAACAACCGGCCGACGCTCTCCGGGCTGGGCACCCGGGTCGAGCAGATCCTGCGGCTGGCCGAGGAACAGGCCAACGACCATCGCAACGAGGCGAAGCGGGAGTCCGAGGGCATCCTCTCCGCGGCGCGCCTCGAGGCACGCGAGATCACGGACAAGGCGCGCGCCGAGGCCGCCGCCATGAAGGCGACGGCGGAGCGCGAGTCGGGGCAGCTGCGCACGCACGCCGAGCGGGAGGCCGCCGAGACCCGGGTGCAGGCCCGCCGCGAGGCCGACACGCTGCGCAGCGACGCGGACCGCGAGACCAAGCAGCTGCGTACGGTCACCGCGCACGAGGTCGCCGAGCTGAAGTCCACCGTGGAGCGGGAGGTCGCGTCGCTGCGCGCCACCGCCGAACGGGAGATCACCCAGCTGCGCGCCAAGGCCGCCCGCGAGGCCGAGGAGAAGCGGGCCGAGGCCACCAAGATGCTCACCGACGCCCGCGACAAGCGCGACAAGGACCTGCAGGCCCTCGCGCTGGAGGTCGCCGAGCGGCGGGAGAAGTCCGAGCGCGAGGAGGCTGAGCGCCACGGCGCCCAGGTCAGCGCCACCCAGAAGATGGTGGCCGAGGCCGAGGAGCGCGCCCGCGCCGCCGAGGACCGCGCCAAGGAGATCGAGCAGCGCGCCGAGAGCCGCCGCATCGAGAGCGAGCGCGGCGCCGTCGAGGCGGTCGAGAAGGCCCGCGCCCTCGCGGACAAGACCGTCACCGAGGCACGTGCGGAGGCGCAGCGGCTGCTCAGCGAGGCGCGTACCGAGGCCGAACTGACCACCCAGGCCGCCAAGCGTGAGGTCGAGGACCTGACCCGGCAGAAGAACGCGGTCACCAGCCAGCTCGGCCAGATGCTCTCCGGCCTGTCGGGCCTGGTGCCCACGCCGGGCGGCGCTCAGGCCGCCGAGGCGTCGGCCGCCGCCAAGGTGGACACCCCGGCGCAGCGCTCGGCCGAGAACGGCACTCCGCCGACCGACGACAAGGTCACGGCCAAGACGACCACCTGAGTCGTACGCCACCCGGTCGTGAAGTTGCGTGGCCCTTCGGGGCGCGCGGCGGTTGATTCGACTGGACGGCACGCCGACGATGCGGGCCGCATCCGGAACTCCGGTGCGGCCCGCGTGCATTTTCGGGCGCCACCACCCCAGGCCGCACGACGGCCCAAGCAGAGTCAAATTGCTACCAGACGCGTAAGTCCCCCATGCGGGTGTGTACCGGCATGTGACGGGACGAGGCGTGTGTGAGGATGGACAGCATGTCGCACGGCGCGGAAATCTTCGGCCTCGGCGGGGGCGCGGCCGCCGAGCCCAACTTCGAAACGGCCCTGCGCGGCTACGAGAAAAAGCAGGTCGAGCGGTACGTCGCTCGGGCCGAGAACGAGATCGCCGCCCTGGCCGCCGAACGGGAGCAGGCGTACACGCAGATCCAGTCGATGGCGCAGCAGGTCGAACGGCTCCAGCAGGAGCTGGCCCAGGCCCGGCGCCAGCCCGGACTGGGCGCCGAGGTCTCCTTCCGCCACCTCGGCCCCCGGGTGGAGCAGATCCTCGCGCTCGCCGAGGAACAGGCCGAGGCGATCAAGGCCTCCGCCACGGACGACATCGCCAGCCGGCTGGCCGAGGCGGAACGGGTCCGCGCCGAGGCCGAGACCCACGCCCACGACGTCATCCGCGACTTCGAGATCGCGCTCGCCGCCCGCCGCGCCGACGAGGAGAAGGCCGACGCCGCCCGCCGCAAGGCCGCCGAGCAGGAAGCGCAGGCCACCAAGGAGGCCGCGGAGAAGACGCGTGCCGAGGCCGAGGCGACACTGGCCAAGGCCAAGGCCGACGCGCAGCGGCTCACCGAGGCGTCCACCAGGGAGGCGCAGCAGACCCGTGCCGAGGCCGACGGGTACGCGAAGGCCACCCGGGCCAAGGCGGAACACGAGACCAAGGTGTTGCGGGAGGCGGCGCAGCAGGAGATCGCCCGGCAGCGCGCCG
Protein-coding regions in this window:
- a CDS encoding acetyl-CoA C-acetyltransferase, with the protein product MTSSVIVSGARTPMGRLLGNLKDLPATALGGHAIAAALERGGVRPDQVEYVIMGQVLQAGAGQIPARQAAVAAGIPMNVPAVTINKVCLSGLDAIALADQLIRAGEFDIVVAGGMESMTNAPHLLIGQRQGKKYGDILVRDHTAYDGLTDPWDRTAMGESTERSGVHLGISRAEQDAFSALSHQRAAAAQAGGRFAEEIVPIRGGLREVDPMIDTDEGVRPESTAETLGRLRPAFLPDGTITAGSSSPISDGAAAVVVMSRAKAEELGLTWLAEIVAHGNVAGPDNSLQAQPANAIKHALGKAGLTVADLDLIEMNEAFAQVVIHSMRELKVDEDIVNVNGGAIALGHPIGMSGARLVLTLAMELRRRGGGTGAAGLCGGGGQGDALVIRVPAA
- the mce gene encoding methylmalonyl-CoA epimerase translates to MPTLPAVGLLRIDHVGIAVADLDAALAFYAENFGLHCVHEETNDEQGVREAMLAVGPDGSGPRLQLLAPTSPQSAIAKFLDRSGPGLQQLAYTVADVEAASAALRARGLRLLYDIPRRGTGGSRINFVHPKDAGGVLVELVEPAAGEA
- a CDS encoding DivIVA domain-containing protein, whose amino-acid sequence is MPQQQDANLAFFESANSQHDFTVVLRGYDRGQVDAHLGRLVAALNQSEQARGEAEQRMNDAQRRLRQAEQRLNTVEQKLADSNKLLEENNRPTLSGLGTRVEQILRLAEEQANDHRNEAKRESEGILSAARLEAREITDKARAEAAAMKATAERESGQLRTHAEREAAETRVQARREADTLRSDADRETKQLRTVTAHEVAELKSTVEREVASLRATAEREITQLRAKAAREAEEKRAEATKMLTDARDKRDKDLQALALEVAERREKSEREEAERHGAQVSATQKMVAEAEERARAAEDRAKEIEQRAESRRIESERGAVEAVEKARALADKTVTEARAEAQRLLSEARTEAELTTQAAKREVEDLTRQKNAVTSQLGQMLSGLSGLVPTPGGAQAAEASAAAKVDTPAQRSAENGTPPTDDKVTAKTTT